From Pyrenophora tritici-repentis strain M4 chromosome 1, whole genome shotgun sequence, the proteins below share one genomic window:
- a CDS encoding Short-chain alcohol dehydrogenase: protein MDFDTLSQSVSPGAAAHNANLMLPATCEPPSEHNPPKRATWIVFGATGHIGRSLVRAILAHGDQCTAVGWTEENTPEQMEKWNSKNCLGLLCDVRVRETVHQVFKKSIHHWGQVDVIANSTGYGVIAACEDQDDYDLRNQFTTNFLGTLHIIQLSLPYFRAQNSGRYLIFSSTAGALGVPGLGPYCATKYAVEGLIESMLYEVDIFNIKATLVEPGHVRLDEPDDNMSLTSHTSALTPCAGPPKPKRYGHFSVKPNPSEPYSTLTSPAQHARRMVQWLNDRQPVSAVKSAELVWQLGHCSYPPLRLILGSYAVESIRDRLKSITEEVCVKCDNCLMTARLMCSRLRIGSIFRSPYLCPKRKAGGTS from the exons ATGGACTTTGATACACTGAGCCAGAGCGTTTCGCCGGGCGCTGCCGCGCACAATGCGAACCTGATGCTACCCGCCACATGCGAGCCACCATCAGAGCATAACCCGCCCAAACGAGCAACATGGATT GTCTTCGGAGCGACCGGTCACATAGGCCGTTCCCTCGTTCGCGCGATACTGGCACACGGAGACCAGTGCACCGCCGTGGGATGGACCGAAGAGAACACACCAGAGCAAATGGAGAAGTGGAACAGTAAAAACTGTCTGGGACTACTATGCGACGTGAGAGTCCGTGAGACTGTGCATCAGGTGTTCAAGAAGAGTATCCATCATTGGGGCCAGGTGGACGTCATAGCGAACAGCACCGGCTACGGCGTCATAGCAGCATGTGAAGACCAGGACGACTACGACCTGCGCAATCAGTTCACCACAAACTTCCTCGGTACTCTTCACATCATACAGCTGTCTCTCCCCTACTTTCGCGCCCAAAATTCTGGCCGTTACCTCATCTTCTCCTCCACAGCCGGTGCACTTGGCGTGCCAGGACTTGGCCCGTATTGCGCGACCAAATATGCCGTCGAGGGCCTCATAGAGTCCATGCTATACGAGGTCGATATTTTCAACATCAAAGCAACCCTGGTTGAACCCGGCCATGTCCGACTGGATGAACCAGATGACAACATGTCACTCACCAGTCATACGTCGGCCCTCACTCCATGCGCAGGTCCTCCAAAGCCAAAACGTTACGGCCACTTTTCCGTAAAGCCGAATCCTAGCGAGCCATACTCTACACTGACTAGTCCCGCGCAACATGCGCGTCGGATGGTACAGTGGTTGAATGATCGACAGCCAGTGAGCGCTGTGAAAAGCGCCGAACTGGTGTGGCAGCTGGGCCATTGTAGTTATCCTCCCTTACGCCTGATTTTGGGTAGCTATGCTGTAGAGAGTATCCGAGATCGATTAAAAAGTATCACTGAAGAGGTATGTGTCAAGTGCGACAACTGCTTAATGACAGCGCGGCTCATGTGTTCTAGATTGAGGATTGGAAGCATCTTTCGTTCCCCGTATCTATGCCCGAAGAGGAAGGCGGGAGGGACCAGTTGA
- a CDS encoding TT-ORF1 domain containing protein, giving the protein MADSDSSLSSAPPTDDEMEVEVPEATTKKATPQKKKKNGTILTFFKQRSPSPPPRKRAASPPHEPVPEDNPDIAFIVMFRSRFNEAFPRGSPHVGPQDIELGVAEDTPSADVEGLLCALLGLVLNRKKPVEKGHYGRALEEAIQTQKSQWPSKWTGNPLSGGRNFNTMTAEERITLLHSLCLWSLNQNEQIKAIISNAYKSRSTKDKLDTNIPLSVQAWGRDGDKRRYYLVEGQNDTHFRIYRESDPKLKKVQWISVAGSIEELRVLAKKLEEEDGHKEARALGERMLNAIPRFEASENKRKRREYTRQRKDAFTRPEPGFAPYEMRTRGKRQRYTYDEEDDFDSDNLSVRRSGRQSARDTPAAPSGPTVTASGRQVRSRATGLYGEILHSGQVTDHGSSVNGDYVRSDMSEEPQLGHGRATRAANRGTTNGRVLERRLDSDDEDATSWDGGDDDEEEVDQMELDDDDQDAAGDSSEDEDEQHSLIVTLHYRKGASDAPAAPQGEDTVMTNGIDDEIAAQKKALLEPSTATAAVVPNGLPESSEQVSVTAAGHQALCNNTDALPKLDGFFSAPTPPYSAPDEAPKPQQQQPTDISPASISAPTQQPVSTPTASWQ; this is encoded by the exons ATGGCTGACTCGGACTCGTCCCTATCGTCTGCGCCCCCAACCGATGACGAGATGGAGGTTGAGGTCCCAGAAGCGACGACAAAGAAGGCGACACCGcagaaaaagaagaagaacgGCACTATCTTGACCTTTTTCAAGCAACGCTCACCGTCGCCGCCCCCAAGAAAAAGGGCAGCGTCACCGCCACATGAGCCTGTTCCGGAGGATAATCCAGACATTGCT TTTATTGTAATGTTCCGGTCACGATTCAACGAAGCATTCCCACGCGGTTCTCCTCATGTTGGGCCCCAAGACATCGAGCTGGGTGTCGCAGAAGACACGCCGTCGGCCGATGTTGAGGGCTTGCTATGCGCCCTGCTCGGACTTGTCCTCAATCGCAAGAAACCTGTCGA AAAGGGTCACTATGGTCGCGCTCTCGAAGAGGCCATCCAAACCCAGAAATCACAATGGCCAAGTAAATGGACGGGCAACCCCCTCAGTGGTGGTCGCAACTTCAACACCATGACGGCAGAAGAACGA ATTACCCTCCTCCATTCCCTTTGCCTCTGGAGCCTGAACCAGAACGAGCAAATCAAAGCCATCATCAGTAACGCATACAAGTCTCGATCTACCAAGGACAAACTAGACACAAATATACCCTTGTCGGTGCAAGCTTGGGGTCGCGACGGCGACAAGCGTCGGTACTATCTAGTCGAAGGCCAAAATGATACCCACTTCCGCATCTACCGTGAAAGCGACCCGAAGCTGAAGAAGGTGCAATGGATCAGTGTTGCTGGGTCGATTGAGGAATTGAGAGTGCTTGCCAAGAAGCtggaagaggaggatggGCACAAGGAAGCTAGGGCACTGGGCGAGCGCATGCTAAACGCTATCCCACGCTTCGAGGCCTCAGAAAAC AAACGCAAGCGTCGCGAATACACGCGCCAGCGCAAGGATGCTTTCACACGCCCCGAACCCGGCTTCGCCCCATACGAAATGCGCACCCGTGGCAAGCGCCAGCGATACACGTACGATGAAGAGGATGATTTCGACTCGGATAACCTCTCTGTCCGACGATCGGGGCGACAGTCAGCTCGCGACACACCGGCCGCACCCTCAGGTCCTACCGTCACCGCCAGCGGCCGACAAGTCCGGTCTCGCGCAACCGGCCTCTATGGCGAGATACTGCACAGTGGACAAGTCACCGACCACGGGTCGTCTGTAAACGGAGACTATGTACGCTCAGACATGTCCGAGGAGCCACAGCTCGGCCACGGTCGAGCAACACGCGCTGCCAACAGAGGCACCACGAACGGCCGTGTGTTGGAACGAAGACTCGACTCGGACGACGAGGACGCCACATCTTGGGATGGTGGAGACGATGACGAGGAAGAAGTGGACCAGATGGAGCTGGACGACGATGATCAGGACGCAGCTGGTGATTCGTCAGAGGACGAAGACGAACAACATTCCCTCATCGTCACTCTACACTATCGCAAAGGCGCATCTGATGCACCTGCAGCCCCTCAAGGCGAAGACACGGTCATGACAAATGGCATCGACGATGAGATTGCCGCACAAAAGAAAGCGCTTCTCGAGCCATCAACAGCAACAGCCGCCGTAGTCCCCAACGGCCTCCCTGAGTCGTCGGAACAAGTGTCTGTCACAGCTGCTGGCCACCAAGCACTTTGTAATAATACAGATGCGCTACCCAAACTAGACGGGTTCTTTTCTGCTCCCACACCACCATACAGCGCTCCGGACGAGGCCCCAAAGCCCCAACAGCAGCAACCCACGGATATCTCTCCCGCCAGCATCAGCGCTCCCACACAACAACCTGTGTCTACACCTACTGCTAGCTGGCAGTAA
- a CDS encoding BAR domain containing protein: MGAEARTGLSDEFKALEVEMNLRHEGMDKMQQAMAVYVKSLSKRAEGADKEKQLPGGHLGSSMVTHGEDFEPDSEFGMCLSSLGRANERLARVQETYVASATSSWLEGLERSLVQMKEYQATRKKLETRRLAYDTSLAKMQKTKKEDFRMEEELRSQKAKYEETSEEVFRRMQDIKESEVDMVQDLTAFLEAELSYYDRCREILLTVKREWPVRENRALASRPARSRSNTAHGYAERFNPVEEEPEPEPTRMTIPKLSKQRSRSPVPDQSPSGYSLRPSISRTSTYDNSAREDSPARRLARVPTDSSTISSGRNNLRPGGNGKKAPPPPPPSRAKKPPPPPPPMKRSALSETQLARY, from the exons ATGGGCGCCGAAGCCCGCACCGGCCTGTCGGACGAGTTCAAGGCGCTCGAGGTGGAGATGAACCTGCGTCATGAGG GCATGGACAAGATGCAGCAGGCCATGGCCGTCTATGTAAAGTCGCTCTCCAAGCGCGCAGAGGGCGCCGACAAGGAGAAGCAGCTGCCAGGCGGTCACTTGGGCTCTTCCATGGTGACGCACGGCGAGGACTTTGAACCCGACTCGGAATTCGGAATGTGCCTGTCTT CCCTGGGCCGCGCAAACGAGCGTCTGGCAAGAGTGCAAGAGACATATGTAGCCAGTGCTACGTCATCATGGCTCGAGGGCCTTGAGCGCTCCCTCGTCCAAATGAAAGAGTACCAG GCCACACGCAAGAAGCTCGAGACGCGCCGGCTCGCATATGACACGTCGCTCGCCAAGATGCAAAAGACGAAGAAGGAGGACTTCCGCATGGAGGAGGAACTTCGCTCGCAAAAGGCAAAGTACGAGGAGACGAGCGAGGAGGTGTTCCGAAGGATGCAGGACATCAAGGAGTCCGAGGTCGACATGGTCCAGGACCTGACTGCCTTCCTCGAGGCCGAACTCAGCTACTACGACCGCTGCCGTGAGATACTCCTGACGGTGAAGCGGGAATGGCCGGTTAG GGAGAACCGGGCCCTGGCCTCTCGCCCAGCACGATCTCGGTCCAATACGGCCCATGGCTACGCCGAGCGCTTCAATCCGGTAGAAGAagagccagagccagagccaACGCGCATGACCATCCCCAAGTTATCTAAACAGCGAAGCCGCTCCCCCGTACCCGACCAATCTCCCAGTGGCTACTCTCTGCGCCCCTCCATCAGCCGTACTTCTACCTACGACAACTCTGCCCGAGAGGACTCCCCGGCCCGCCGATTGGCCCGCGTCCCTACCGATTCCTCTACCATATCCTCTGGTCGTAACAATCTGCGTCCA GGAGGCAACGGCAAGAAAGCCCCGCCGCCACCGCCCCCATCAAGGGCGAAGAAGCCGCcgccacctccacctccaatgAAGCGAAGTGCGTTGAGTGAGACTCAGCTAGCACGCTACTag
- a CDS encoding LysM domain containing protein, whose product MRTTAVLLLATLLSVTEAARRQCAPTKGRPNYGYYPLKAADNIEAVKLDFCAVGTNNIARLNPRLKYPFKAGDYLVVPCKPAKRDCRGGANGIGSYHIVEGDELNPIARDFCTTAERLVQMNPEKIKNKDFIPADVTINVPCAFH is encoded by the coding sequence ATGCGTACAACCGCCGTTCTCCTTCTCGCTACCCTTTTGAGCGTTACAGAAGCTGCCCGCCGTCAATGCGCACCCACGAAAGGGCGCCCGAACTATGGATACTACCCGCTCAAAGCCGCTGACAACATCGAAGCCGTCAAGCTGGACTTTTGCGCAGTTGGCACAAACAATATTGCTAGATTGAACCCTCGTCTCAAATATCCCTTCAAAGCTGGCGACTATCTCGTCGTTCCCTGCAAGCCTGCCAAACGCGATTGTAGGGGCGGCGCAAACGGCATTGGTTCTTACCACATTGTGGAGGGCGACGAGTTGAATCCAATTGCCCGAGACTTCTGTACCACTGCAGAACGTTTGGTCCAGATGAACCCCGAGAAAATTAAGAACAAAGATTTCATTCCAGCTGATGTGACCATCAATGTTCCATGCGCTTTCCACTAG